The Marivivens sp. LCG002 genome contains a region encoding:
- a CDS encoding site-specific tyrosine recombinase XerD: MSASAQPMPHWVQAFLEAQAAELDAATNTQLAYARDLSDFADWLARRGLHFASCGQSDVEAYLISCEAEGLAVATRARRLSAIKQLFRFAFEEGWRSDNPALRIKGPGKSKRLPKTLSTEDVDRLIEAAHTHGRETLRNGALVELLYATGMRVTELVSLPVSAARGDPRMLLVRGKGGKERLVPLSGRARLALGDWLAQRDRDEDLAKKNGKPASKFLFPSRGKDGHLTRQRFFVLIRELAVVAGIDPTTVTPHTLRHAFATHLLAGGADLRAIQTMLGHADVATTEIYTHVLDERLKALVLEHHPLADKA, encoded by the coding sequence GTGAGTGCCTCTGCGCAACCGATGCCCCATTGGGTTCAGGCTTTTCTTGAAGCCCAAGCCGCAGAGTTGGACGCCGCCACAAATACCCAGCTTGCCTATGCGCGGGATCTGAGCGACTTTGCCGATTGGCTTGCGCGGCGCGGACTGCACTTTGCAAGCTGTGGGCAATCGGATGTCGAAGCCTATCTCATTTCCTGCGAAGCCGAAGGCTTGGCGGTGGCGACGCGCGCGAGACGGCTTTCAGCGATCAAACAACTGTTCCGCTTTGCCTTTGAAGAAGGCTGGCGCAGCGACAACCCCGCCCTGCGCATCAAAGGACCGGGCAAGTCCAAGCGCCTACCCAAGACGCTCTCGACAGAGGATGTGGACCGACTGATCGAGGCGGCGCACACCCATGGCCGTGAAACCTTGCGCAATGGCGCATTGGTCGAGCTTCTTTATGCGACGGGGATGCGCGTCACCGAGCTAGTGAGCCTTCCTGTCAGTGCGGCGCGAGGGGATCCGCGTATGCTTCTTGTGCGAGGCAAAGGCGGCAAGGAGAGGCTTGTGCCACTCTCGGGCCGTGCACGTCTCGCGCTCGGGGATTGGCTGGCACAGCGCGACCGTGATGAGGACCTCGCCAAAAAGAACGGCAAACCCGCGTCGAAGTTTCTCTTTCCGTCGCGCGGCAAAGACGGGCACCTGACGCGTCAGCGGTTCTTTGTCCTGATCCGCGAATTGGCCGTTGTTGCGGGAATCGATCCGACGACGGTGACGCCGCATACTCTGCGCCATGCCTTTGCCACCCATCTTCTTGCGGGTGGCGCAGATTTGCGGGCCATCCAGACGATGCTCGGCCATGCGGATGTGGCCACGACCGAGATTTACACCCATGTTCTTGACGAAAGGCTCAAGGCGCTCGTGCTCGAGCACCATCCTCTTGCGGACAAAGCGTAA
- a CDS encoding HlyC/CorC family transporter has translation MTDTASLLDGAFWITSLAILVLLVLSGFFSGSETALTAASRGKLRANADKGSVGAERALQVTEDSERLIGSILLGNNVVNILATSLATAVLTKIFGQNGVALATLAMTALVLVFSEVLPKTYAITNPETVASKVARPISYVILIFSPIVSAVQILVRGVLALFGVRTDPDSNVLAVREEIAGALQLGHSEGIVEKEDRDRILGALDLADRTVEEIMLHRSGIEMIDMNLPATEIMAQCLASSYTRLPLYRDDPENIVGVLHAKDLLRAMHKMLSDGQIDPEELKRFNVLDVAMKPYFIPETTTLDDQMRNFLKRKTHFALVVDEYGGIQGLITLEDILEEIVGEIADEFDVDEDDTLALTSDGAYIIDGASTIRDLNRAHDWSLPDDEANTIAGLVIHEAQMIPTVGQVFSFHGFRFEVLEKQENRISMLKIRPLDTEQS, from the coding sequence ATGACAGACACAGCTTCTCTTTTGGATGGCGCATTCTGGATCACGTCTCTCGCGATTCTTGTGCTTCTCGTTCTCTCCGGCTTTTTCTCGGGTTCGGAAACCGCGCTGACCGCCGCGTCGCGCGGTAAATTGCGTGCCAATGCGGACAAGGGGTCGGTCGGGGCCGAACGCGCACTTCAGGTCACCGAAGACTCGGAACGGCTGATCGGCTCGATCCTTCTGGGCAACAACGTCGTCAATATCCTTGCGACCTCGCTTGCGACGGCTGTGCTCACCAAGATCTTCGGGCAGAACGGTGTGGCCTTGGCAACGCTTGCCATGACGGCTCTCGTCCTCGTGTTTTCCGAAGTGCTTCCCAAAACCTATGCGATCACCAACCCCGAGACCGTCGCCTCCAAAGTGGCGCGTCCCATCAGCTACGTGATCCTGATTTTCTCGCCCATCGTAAGCGCGGTGCAAATCCTTGTGCGCGGTGTTCTGGCTCTCTTCGGCGTGCGAACCGACCCCGACAGCAACGTGCTTGCCGTGCGCGAGGAAATCGCAGGCGCGCTTCAGCTCGGCCATTCGGAAGGCATCGTCGAAAAGGAAGACCGCGACCGTATCCTTGGGGCGCTCGACCTTGCGGATCGCACGGTAGAGGAAATCATGCTCCACCGCTCGGGCATCGAGATGATCGACATGAACCTGCCCGCAACCGAGATCATGGCGCAATGTCTGGCAAGCTCTTACACGCGTCTGCCGCTCTATCGCGATGACCCCGAGAATATCGTCGGGGTCCTGCATGCCAAGGACCTCCTTCGTGCAATGCACAAGATGCTCTCGGATGGTCAGATCGACCCCGAAGAGCTCAAGCGGTTCAACGTGCTCGACGTGGCGATGAAGCCTTATTTCATCCCCGAGACGACGACGCTTGACGACCAGATGCGCAACTTCCTCAAACGCAAGACGCACTTTGCGCTGGTTGTGGACGAATACGGCGGGATTCAGGGGCTCATCACGCTCGAAGACATTCTCGAAGAGATCGTGGGCGAGATTGCGGACGAGTTCGACGTCGACGAGGACGACACGCTCGCTCTAACCTCTGATGGTGCCTATATCATCGACGGGGCCTCGACGATCCGCGACCTCAACCGTGCGCATGATTGGTCGCTTCCCGATGACGAAGCGAACACCATTGCCGGCCTTGTGATCCACGAAGCCCAGATGATCCCGACGGTGGGTCAGGTGTTCAGCTTCCACGGCTTCCGTTTCGAAGTGCTCGAAAAACAGGAAAACCGGATTTCCATGTTGAAAATCCGGCCCCTTGATACAGAACAGAGCTAG
- a CDS encoding helicase HerA-like domain-containing protein, translating to MQDHIFIGGGGEGYAEAQKLLLNYTNRHGLIAGATGTGKTVTLQILAEGLSAAGVPVFLSDVKGDLSGLAASGREDFKLHEAFTKRAATIGLDLQYDKFPVTFWDLYGEQGHPVRTTVSEMGPLLLSRLLELTDVQEGVLNVAFRVADEEGLPLLDLKDLQALLLFVGENAKDLSLRYGNVAVSSVGAIQRQLLVLENQGGNELFGEPALELSDMIRCEADGRGVVNLLAADKLMNSPRLYATFLLWLLSELFEELPEVGNPEKPKLVFFFDEAHLLFDDAPKALVDKVEQVARLIRSKGVGVFFITQNPADVPDDVLGQLGNRVQHALRAFTARDQKDLQKAAETYRPNPRFDTAEAIREVGTGEAVTSMLDHKGIPMIVERTLIRPPSSQLGPITPQERAAIMAMSPMSGKYDKRLDRDSAFEMLARRADAAAKEAEEAEARAAREEEAEREFKQARRYDGGRAPSATTRSRRTKEPESLGGALADAFVKEMKGTTGRRIIRGIFGTIFKSR from the coding sequence ATGCAAGATCACATTTTCATCGGCGGCGGCGGCGAAGGCTATGCTGAAGCACAAAAGCTTTTGCTGAATTACACCAACCGTCATGGCCTGATTGCAGGTGCCACGGGCACAGGTAAAACCGTCACCCTCCAGATTCTGGCCGAAGGTCTCTCTGCGGCGGGGGTTCCTGTGTTTCTTTCGGATGTCAAAGGCGACCTTTCGGGACTTGCCGCTTCGGGACGCGAGGATTTCAAGCTCCACGAGGCCTTTACTAAGCGTGCCGCAACCATTGGACTTGACCTTCAATACGACAAATTCCCCGTAACTTTCTGGGACCTTTACGGCGAGCAAGGGCATCCTGTGCGCACCACGGTCTCCGAGATGGGGCCGCTTTTGCTGTCGCGCCTTCTCGAGCTTACCGATGTGCAAGAGGGTGTTCTGAACGTTGCGTTCCGCGTTGCCGACGAAGAAGGCCTTCCGCTTCTCGATCTCAAGGACCTTCAGGCGCTCCTTTTGTTCGTCGGCGAAAACGCAAAAGATCTGTCCTTGCGTTACGGCAATGTCGCTGTGTCCTCTGTCGGTGCGATCCAGCGCCAGCTTCTGGTTCTGGAAAACCAGGGCGGCAACGAATTGTTCGGAGAACCTGCGCTCGAGCTGTCGGATATGATCCGCTGCGAGGCCGACGGGCGCGGAGTTGTTAACCTCTTGGCGGCCGACAAGTTGATGAACAGCCCACGGCTCTATGCAACATTCCTGTTGTGGCTTTTGTCCGAGCTATTCGAAGAGCTTCCCGAGGTTGGAAATCCCGAAAAGCCCAAGCTCGTCTTCTTCTTCGACGAAGCGCATCTTTTGTTTGACGATGCGCCCAAAGCACTTGTCGACAAGGTCGAACAGGTGGCGCGACTTATCCGCTCCAAAGGGGTCGGGGTGTTCTTCATCACCCAGAACCCCGCAGACGTTCCCGATGACGTTCTTGGTCAGCTCGGCAACCGTGTGCAGCACGCGCTGCGCGCCTTTACCGCGCGCGATCAAAAAGACCTGCAAAAAGCGGCCGAGACCTATCGTCCGAACCCGCGCTTCGACACCGCCGAAGCCATCCGCGAGGTCGGAACGGGCGAAGCCGTCACCTCGATGCTCGATCACAAGGGTATTCCGATGATCGTCGAGCGCACGCTGATCCGTCCGCCATCCTCGCAGCTTGGCCCGATCACCCCGCAGGAACGTGCCGCGATCATGGCGATGTCCCCGATGTCGGGCAAATACGACAAGCGTCTTGACCGTGACAGTGCCTTTGAAATGCTGGCCCGCCGTGCCGATGCCGCCGCAAAAGAAGCCGAAGAGGCCGAAGCCCGCGCGGCACGCGAAGAAGAAGCCGAGCGCGAATTCAAACAGGCGCGCCGCTATGACGGGGGGCGTGCCCCGAGCGCGACGACCCGTTCGCGGCGCACCAAAGAGCCCGAAAGCCTTGGCGGTGCGCTTGCCGACGCTTTTGTCAAAGAGATGAAAGGCACAACGGGACGCCGCATCATCCGCGGCATCTTCGGCACGATTTTCAAGTCGCGTTGA
- a CDS encoding invasion associated locus B family protein: MFSMFKTISVVSLLALSGAAVAQEQTAEQDAAATAEPQVGETYVSETSGDWDVRCLKTEEGTDPCQIYQLLLNDAGNAVAEFTMLPLNEEGPAVAGATMVTPLETYLPAGIAMTIDGGEERRYDFTFCNVQGCVSRMGVTAEDISLMQKGAKATVKLVPAGSETGEPVVLTLSLSGFTAAYEKVVTSSAQ, from the coding sequence ATGTTCTCTATGTTTAAAACCATTTCCGTTGTCTCTTTGCTCGCCCTCTCGGGCGCGGCCGTCGCGCAAGAGCAAACCGCCGAGCAAGACGCAGCCGCCACCGCCGAGCCTCAGGTCGGTGAAACTTATGTGAGCGAAACCTCGGGCGATTGGGACGTGCGCTGTCTGAAGACGGAAGAAGGAACCGATCCCTGCCAGATCTATCAGCTTCTTCTCAATGACGCCGGAAACGCCGTAGCCGAATTCACCATGCTCCCCCTCAACGAAGAGGGACCAGCTGTTGCAGGCGCCACGATGGTCACGCCGCTTGAAACCTATCTTCCTGCCGGCATCGCGATGACGATCGATGGCGGTGAAGAGCGCCGTTATGACTTTACCTTCTGCAACGTTCAGGGTTGTGTTTCGCGCATGGGAGTAACCGCTGAAGACATCAGCCTGATGCAAAAAGGCGCAAAGGCGACCGTGAAACTCGTTCCTGCGGGCTCCGAGACGGGCGAGCCTGTGGTTCTCACGTTGTCGCTTTCGGGCTTCACTGCTGCTTACGAAAAAGTCGTGACTTCGAGCGCACAGTAA
- a CDS encoding beta-ketoacyl-[acyl-carrier-protein] synthase family protein, protein MKRVVITGAGTINPLGGTVAATFEAMREGRSGIGPLDIRDVDRLMVQIGGQVRGYDEAEHFNRQQISLYDRFTQFTLIAAKEAIAQAGIDLHGDEADRSGVILGTSGGGLNTQDENYRAVYEEGKNRVHPFIVPKLMNNAAASHVSMAYNLRGPSFTVATACASSNHAMGLAFQMVRSGAAPIMLTGGSEAMLCFGGIKAWEGLRVMSRDACRPFSANRNGMVQSEGAGVYVFEDYDRARARGANILAEVIGFAMSSDSSDIVMPSKAGAARAISGALKDAKIDRNAVGYINAHGTGTAANDKTECAAVADVFGPHADRLMISSTKSMHGHLIGGTGAVELLACIMALKDGVIAPTINYEEPDPECALDVVPNVAREAKVEVVLSNTFAFGGLNAVIALRKAP, encoded by the coding sequence ATGAAGCGCGTTGTCATTACAGGCGCGGGCACAATCAATCCGCTCGGCGGCACTGTGGCCGCAACCTTCGAGGCAATGCGCGAGGGACGTTCGGGGATCGGACCGCTTGATATTCGCGATGTTGATCGCCTGATGGTCCAGATCGGCGGGCAGGTGCGCGGCTATGACGAGGCAGAGCATTTCAATCGCCAGCAAATCTCGCTCTATGACCGTTTCACCCAATTCACGCTGATTGCTGCCAAAGAAGCCATTGCGCAGGCAGGCATCGATCTTCACGGGGACGAGGCGGACCGCTCGGGCGTGATCCTCGGCACCTCTGGCGGCGGGCTTAATACCCAGGACGAGAATTACCGTGCCGTTTACGAAGAGGGAAAAAACCGAGTTCACCCCTTTATCGTGCCCAAGTTGATGAACAACGCCGCCGCGAGCCATGTCTCGATGGCCTATAACCTCCGCGGTCCCTCGTTCACCGTGGCGACAGCTTGTGCGTCGTCGAACCATGCCATGGGACTTGCCTTTCAGATGGTTCGCTCGGGCGCTGCGCCGATCATGCTTACGGGCGGGTCAGAGGCGATGCTTTGCTTCGGTGGGATCAAGGCGTGGGAAGGGCTGCGCGTCATGTCGCGCGACGCCTGCCGACCGTTTTCGGCCAATCGCAACGGCATGGTTCAGTCCGAAGGCGCAGGGGTCTATGTCTTCGAGGATTATGACCGCGCCCGTGCGCGCGGCGCGAACATCCTCGCGGAAGTCATTGGTTTTGCTATGTCTTCCGATTCGTCCGATATCGTCATGCCCTCCAAGGCGGGCGCGGCGCGAGCGATCTCGGGCGCGCTCAAGGACGCAAAGATCGACAGGAATGCTGTTGGCTATATCAATGCCCACGGCACCGGTACGGCTGCAAATGACAAGACCGAATGCGCAGCGGTGGCCGATGTGTTCGGACCCCATGCGGATCGGTTGATGATCTCCTCGACCAAATCCATGCACGGGCATCTGATCGGCGGTACGGGCGCGGTCGAACTTCTTGCCTGCATCATGGCGCTCAAGGATGGGGTGATTGCCCCGACGATCAATTACGAAGAGCCCGATCCCGAATGTGCGCTTGATGTGGTGCCCAATGTCGCCCGCGAGGCCAAGGTCGAAGTGGTTTTGTCCAATACCTTTGCCTTTGGCGGGTTGAATGCGGTGATTGCGCTTCGCAAAGCGCCCTGA
- a CDS encoding acyl carrier protein produces the protein MSIQDKVIAIIAEQAFLEPSDVKLENSLEELGIDSMGLVECIFAIEEAFDISVPFNANEPSASDFDISSVAAIVQAIEELMKEQV, from the coding sequence ATGAGCATTCAGGATAAAGTCATCGCCATCATCGCTGAACAGGCGTTTCTCGAGCCAAGCGATGTGAAACTTGAAAACTCTCTTGAAGAGCTTGGCATCGACAGCATGGGACTTGTCGAATGCATTTTCGCAATCGAAGAAGCCTTTGATATTTCCGTCCCTTTCAATGCCAATGAACCCTCAGCCAGTGACTTCGACATTTCCTCGGTTGCCGCCATTGTGCAGGCAATCGAAGAGCTGATGAAAGAGCAGGTCTGA
- a CDS encoding UDP-3-O-(3-hydroxymyristoyl)glucosamine N-acyltransferase gives MSHSVQEIAQALGAECFGDVSLRVSGASEPSTAGSSDLALAMAPAYGDQLKLGQARAAVVWPGADWEALGLKAAIIAPRARLAMARLTQMLDSDEEIAKGIHSTALIGQGAQIGEGVDIGPFAVIGEGAVIGKGTRIGAHVVVSGSAVIGEGCLILEGAKIRRRVVMGDRCIVHPNAVIGGDGFSFVTEQEANVERARSSMGEEGIETPSDGTWHRIHSLGGVVIGNDCEIGCNTTIDAGTIRPTRIGNGCKIDNLVQVGHNVVLGNDCLLAGKSGVAGSTVVGDRVVVGGGALIADNLKVGSDVVITGNSGVSSNVPEKRVMMGYPAVPIQTHVDMYKALRRLPRFMKDFTNRQKTVSNSDETS, from the coding sequence ATGTCACACAGCGTTCAGGAAATCGCACAGGCTCTTGGGGCCGAATGCTTTGGGGATGTGTCCCTCCGCGTGAGCGGCGCATCAGAGCCTTCGACAGCAGGCAGTTCCGACCTCGCTCTTGCGATGGCACCTGCATACGGCGACCAGCTCAAGCTTGGTCAGGCGCGGGCGGCGGTGGTTTGGCCCGGTGCCGATTGGGAAGCCTTGGGTCTCAAGGCTGCAATCATCGCGCCGCGGGCGCGTCTCGCCATGGCGCGATTGACGCAAATGCTCGACAGCGATGAAGAGATTGCCAAGGGCATCCATTCCACGGCGCTAATCGGTCAAGGCGCGCAGATCGGCGAGGGCGTCGACATCGGTCCCTTTGCCGTGATCGGTGAAGGGGCAGTGATCGGGAAGGGCACCCGCATCGGAGCGCATGTGGTCGTCTCTGGCTCTGCCGTCATCGGCGAGGGGTGTCTCATCCTCGAAGGCGCCAAGATCCGCCGCCGTGTCGTGATGGGGGATCGCTGTATCGTGCACCCCAATGCCGTGATCGGGGGCGACGGGTTCTCCTTCGTCACTGAACAAGAGGCGAATGTAGAGCGGGCGCGATCCTCTATGGGCGAGGAGGGGATCGAAACGCCGAGCGACGGCACATGGCACCGCATCCATTCTCTGGGCGGCGTGGTGATCGGCAATGACTGCGAGATCGGTTGCAACACCACGATCGACGCAGGCACGATCCGTCCGACCCGTATCGGCAATGGCTGCAAGATCGATAACCTTGTTCAGGTCGGGCATAATGTCGTCTTGGGCAACGACTGTCTCTTGGCAGGCAAATCGGGCGTTGCGGGTTCGACCGTTGTGGGCGACCGCGTTGTGGTCGGGGGCGGGGCTCTCATTGCCGACAATCTCAAGGTGGGTTCTGATGTCGTCATTACAGGCAACAGCGGCGTTTCCTCGAATGTGCCTGAAAAACGTGTTATGATGGGCTATCCTGCGGTGCCGATCCAGACGCATGTGGACATGTACAAAGCGCTTCGCCGTTTACCGCGTTTCATGAAGGATTTCACAAATCGTCAAAAAACGGTTTCAAACTCGGACGAGACTTCCTAG
- a CDS encoding L,D-transpeptidase family protein gives MSKSVFGLRASVVGLCFSMALIATAPSAQAQVTAFKQAVAETASSDADLAEVYRARVFEGIWTGSSQEAQTRRNALLTALADAHLHGLPRERFSPDALVARIQNAKTAAELGAMDVELSRAFLDYARAINTGLLNPGDVVSEIKREVPVHDRKSLLAEFLAAPSPTGYLRDLAPKSHEYARLLRQKFELENVVLNDAWGGPVPVRTLRPGDQGEAVIALRNRLVAMGYLERSVSGRYDPAMQSAVQRAQEDFGLPADGVAGEETIRALNTTATERLKSVLVALERERWTNFERGERHIWVNLTDFTARIVDHDIVTFETVAVIGATSDDRQSPEFSDEMEHMVINPSWFVPRSIIVNEYLPQLRANPGAVSHLQVVASNGAVVSRDRDFSGYSASSFPFSMRQLPGPGNALGTVKFLFPNKYNIYLHDTPAKSLFQRQVRAFSHGCIRLAQPHEFAYALLAVQTSDPVDFFQSRLRTGAETRVDLEKHVPVHIVYRTAFTSVTGEMQYRPDIYGRDARIWEALAREGVAIGAVQG, from the coding sequence GTGAGTAAGTCTGTGTTCGGGCTACGCGCTTCGGTTGTCGGGCTGTGTTTTTCGATGGCCCTGATCGCAACGGCACCTTCGGCTCAGGCTCAGGTGACCGCGTTCAAGCAGGCTGTCGCCGAGACGGCGTCGAGTGATGCCGATCTTGCCGAGGTCTATCGCGCCCGCGTCTTCGAAGGGATCTGGACCGGCTCCAGCCAAGAGGCACAGACCCGCCGCAACGCCTTGCTCACTGCTTTGGCAGATGCGCATCTGCACGGGCTTCCGCGTGAGCGCTTTTCGCCCGATGCTTTGGTGGCCCGCATCCAGAATGCCAAGACCGCTGCCGAGCTTGGCGCGATGGACGTCGAATTGTCGCGCGCCTTTCTCGATTATGCCCGCGCGATCAACACCGGTCTTTTGAACCCCGGTGATGTTGTGTCCGAAATCAAGCGCGAAGTGCCCGTGCATGACCGCAAGTCTCTCCTTGCCGAGTTTCTTGCCGCACCGTCTCCGACCGGATACCTCCGTGATCTTGCGCCCAAATCCCACGAATACGCCCGATTGCTGCGCCAAAAGTTCGAGCTCGAGAATGTCGTGCTGAATGATGCATGGGGCGGGCCTGTTCCAGTGCGCACCCTGCGTCCGGGCGATCAGGGCGAGGCCGTGATCGCGCTTCGCAACCGTCTGGTGGCAATGGGGTATCTGGAACGCTCGGTGTCGGGGCGCTATGATCCCGCGATGCAATCGGCGGTCCAGCGTGCGCAGGAAGATTTCGGCCTTCCTGCCGACGGCGTTGCAGGAGAGGAGACGATCCGTGCGCTCAACACAACTGCGACCGAGCGGCTCAAGTCGGTTCTTGTGGCGCTCGAGCGCGAGCGCTGGACCAATTTCGAACGGGGCGAGCGTCATATCTGGGTCAATCTGACCGACTTTACCGCGCGGATCGTCGATCATGATATCGTGACCTTTGAAACCGTGGCTGTGATCGGCGCGACATCGGATGACCGTCAAAGCCCCGAGTTTTCGGACGAGATGGAGCATATGGTCATCAACCCGAGCTGGTTCGTGCCGCGCTCGATCATCGTCAACGAATATTTGCCGCAGCTTCGCGCCAATCCGGGCGCAGTGAGCCACCTTCAGGTGGTGGCCTCGAACGGTGCCGTTGTGAGTCGCGATCGTGATTTCTCGGGATACTCCGCGTCCAGCTTCCCGTTTTCGATGCGCCAGCTTCCGGGTCCGGGCAATGCATTGGGAACCGTCAAGTTCCTCTTCCCCAACAAATACAACATTTACCTGCACGACACGCCCGCAAAGTCCCTGTTCCAGCGTCAGGTCAGAGCCTTTAGCCACGGCTGTATCCGTCTGGCCCAGCCGCATGAATTCGCATATGCGCTGCTTGCGGTGCAAACCTCTGATCCTGTGGACTTTTTCCAGTCTCGCCTTCGTACAGGCGCCGAGACCCGCGTCGATCTCGAAAAGCATGTTCCAGTGCACATCGTCTATCGCACGGCCTTTACCAGTGTGACGGGCGAGATGCAGTATCGACCCGACATTTACGGTCGCGACGCACGGATCTGGGAGGCTCTGGCACGCGAAGGGGTGGCGATCGGCGCGGTTCAGGGCTAA
- a CDS encoding DUF882 domain-containing protein, whose amino-acid sequence MTKTSSSGITRRGLLGAFAATAVVAAPTYANAFGFLRNAGDIRRIQMYSGRTGEKIDMIYWIEGEYIGEAVKEINHFMRDWRNNKTVNIDTRTIDIMAASHALLDVSEPYMLLSGYRSPETNAMLRSQSSGVARNSLHMRGQAADLRLASRSVSQMARAAAACAAGGVGKYSGSNFVHMDCGDVRTWGS is encoded by the coding sequence ATGACCAAAACCAGCTCTTCGGGCATTACTCGGCGCGGACTTCTCGGCGCGTTTGCCGCCACCGCGGTTGTAGCTGCCCCGACTTATGCAAATGCTTTTGGCTTCTTGCGCAACGCTGGCGATATCCGCCGCATTCAAATGTATTCGGGCCGCACCGGTGAAAAGATCGACATGATCTACTGGATCGAAGGCGAATACATCGGTGAAGCGGTCAAAGAGATCAACCATTTCATGCGGGACTGGCGGAACAACAAAACCGTCAACATCGACACCCGCACCATCGACATCATGGCTGCTTCGCACGCGCTTCTTGATGTGAGCGAGCCCTATATGCTCCTGTCCGGCTATCGCTCGCCCGAGACCAACGCGATGCTGCGCAGCCAATCTTCAGGTGTGGCCCGCAATTCGCTCCATATGCGTGGTCAGGCGGCAGACCTTCGTTTGGCAAGCCGTTCGGTAAGCCAGATGGCGCGCGCCGCTGCAGCCTGCGCTGCGGGCGGCGTCGGCAAATACTCGGGTTCCAACTTTGTGCATATGGACTGCGGCGATGTGAGGACCTGGGGGTCCTGA
- a CDS encoding LysR family transcriptional regulator has protein sequence MTVHQPPNLLFEMLRSFVELANALNLSRATELTGLTRQTLKRHISNLEELRGAPLFELVDRRYVLTSEGEAALPEAKALLERSVAWVRAEDPWVDGLQKVESADGHYSSRQLPLRALWENEGSCTEAYDAWSAARGVLGHKALDRFRSRLVVFRPLGEDWVCVWLGAQSVLAGLIGEVRAASSVGMTLGQILDGCADGDFVEDLFASVNSASDVRLDRVRLRVKSSGESVEFMRLAMLIRFPDGSTGVGTFSEVHQ, from the coding sequence TTGACAGTTCACCAACCACCAAACCTTTTGTTCGAGATGTTGCGCTCGTTTGTCGAGCTTGCAAACGCGCTCAATCTGTCGCGCGCGACCGAGTTGACGGGGTTGACGCGGCAAACGCTCAAGCGTCACATCAGCAACCTAGAGGAGTTACGCGGCGCTCCGCTCTTCGAGCTTGTCGATCGGCGCTATGTGCTCACCAGCGAGGGTGAGGCCGCTTTGCCCGAAGCCAAGGCGCTCCTCGAAAGAAGCGTGGCTTGGGTCAGAGCCGAGGATCCTTGGGTAGACGGCCTCCAGAAAGTCGAGAGCGCGGATGGTCATTATTCCTCTCGCCAGCTTCCTTTGCGGGCGCTGTGGGAAAACGAAGGCAGCTGCACCGAAGCCTATGATGCGTGGAGCGCGGCGCGTGGTGTTCTTGGCCACAAGGCGCTTGATCGCTTCCGCTCACGTCTTGTCGTGTTCCGTCCGCTCGGAGAGGATTGGGTCTGTGTCTGGCTCGGCGCGCAAAGCGTGCTTGCGGGTCTGATCGGCGAAGTAAGGGCCGCGTCTTCGGTCGGTATGACCTTGGGTCAGATCCTTGATGGCTGCGCCGACGGCGATTTTGTCGAGGACCTGTTTGCAAGCGTGAACAGCGCCAGCGATGTGCGTCTCGACCGTGTTCGGCTGCGCGTGAAATCCAGCGGCGAAAGCGTGGAGTTCATGCGTCTTGCGATGCTGATCCGTTTTCCCGATGGGTCGACGGGTGTCGGCACCTTTTCCGAAGTCCACCAATAA
- a CDS encoding helix-turn-helix transcriptional regulator: MSHPVDLHVANQIRNARVMRGMTQSALAKHIGCSFQQLQKYETGQNRVSASRLHDIAIALGLPVAHFFEGYEGGEVAPLDNQTQRIFFALSRLKSEEVKETLCRMVTAIAEEHAPA; encoded by the coding sequence ATGTCCCATCCGGTCGATCTTCATGTTGCGAACCAAATTCGCAATGCTCGCGTGATGCGCGGAATGACCCAATCCGCTCTTGCCAAACACATCGGCTGTTCGTTCCAACAGCTTCAAAAATACGAAACAGGCCAGAACCGCGTCTCTGCAAGCCGTCTGCATGACATAGCGATTGCGCTCGGGCTTCCTGTTGCGCATTTCTTCGAAGGCTATGAAGGCGGCGAAGTTGCACCGCTCGACAACCAGACCCAGCGTATTTTCTTTGCGCTCTCGCGTCTCAAGAGCGAGGAAGTCAAAGAAACGCTGTGCCGCATGGTCACTGCCATTGCAGAAGAGCACGCTCCGGCCTAA